Within the Pseudorasbora parva isolate DD20220531a chromosome 15, ASM2467924v1, whole genome shotgun sequence genome, the region AGTTCCGGACTCTATCGGAATACATAACACCTTCCTCTGTTTGGGAGGACCCCGTTCAGGGCCTGAACCTGCCACTACAGGTGTTCTTTGGGTTGGTCATTATCTGCGTGCTGCTGCTGGCCTTCCTTGGAAATATGGTGGTCTGCTTCATGGTTTACCAGAGAGCCGCTATGCGCTCCGCTATTAACATCTTACTGGCCAGTCTTGCCTTTGCCGATATGATGTTAGCGGTCCTCAACATGCCTTTTGCCCTAGTCACCATGGTGACCACGCACTGGATCTTCGGAGAGGTGTTTTGCCGTGTGTCAGCCATGTTCTTCTGGATGTTCGTGATGGAGGGAGTAGCTATTTTAATGATCATCAGCGTGGACCGTTTCCTAATCATCGTGCAAAAGCAGGACAAGCTTAGTCCACGCAGGGCCAAAGTGTTAATCGCAGTCTCGTGGTCTCTGTCTTTCTGCTTTTCTTTCCCTCTTTCCTTTGGCCATCCTACCCTGGACATCCCCCCCAGAGCACCACAGTGTGTTTTCGGGTACACAGTTGATCGTGGTTACCATGCCTATGTGATGCTGATAATGCTGTTGTTCTTCTTTGTACCATTCCTGGTGATGCTGTACACGTTCATGGGCATTTTAAGTACACTCCGCCACAATGCGCTACGTATCCACTCCCACCCTGACTCGGTGTGCCTAAGCCAGGCCAGCAAGCTGGGTCTGATGAGTCTGCAGAGGCCCTTTCAGATGAACGTTGACATGAGCTTCAAAACACGTGCCTTCACCACGATCCTCATTCTGTTCTCAGTCTTCACCGCATGCTGGGCTCCGTTTGCCACCTACAGCCTGCTGTCCACCTTCAGTCGTGCATTCTACAACAGGCAGAACTTTTTTGAGATCAGCACGTGGCTACTGTGGATTTGCTACCTCAAATCAGCCCTGAATCCTCTGATCTACTACTGGCGTATCAAGAAGTTCCGTGATGCCTGCCTTGACCTGATGCCCAAGTACTTCAAGTTCCTGCCGCAGCTGCCTGGCCACACTAGGAGACGTATCCGCCCCAGTGCTGTTTATGTGTGCGGGGAGCATCGTTCTGTGGTATAGTGGAGGACTTTTTAACTCTGGAGCTTCTTTTGTAATTCTTATGGTACAATCTTATCAAGCTGTGATATGTTTGGCCTTTCTTAAAACTGCAGGACGTTTTAGCTGTAAAAGATTGTACATATGAGAAGGTTTACAGAGCCTGTACATTAAAATACTTAAATTGCACAATGTTTTTATAGGATTTAGAGTTTATTAGAAGTGTGTTCAGTACATATCAGTCAGGTGCTGCTATATTTGGTGAAAATGTGCAATCTTCTGTTTTATGCCATGAATGTTATATTTTGTgctgtatttgtttttattttcctgGCTTTGTGATCCGTTTTACCTAACAtttctatttaattttattattgattcTTCAactattctttttttaatttcacgGTGGAAAAAAGGAAAAAGGCATTTGACAACGCCTTAAGCATGTACCAAACTGATAATTATATGACTTTgtgaaaatacattatttttatgtgatttattttttctttttttttattcctggAGGTGAATAAAATCATGGAAATGAAAAAAATCGTAATTCATGGAAATTAATTtgtcatatatatttttctagTTATTACTCGTTGTGAGTGTACTCTTCAAGGttttggtcccactttatattaagtgtcttgaactactatgtactaacatttaaaattaataatttgatacaatgcacttattgtgtacacaCTTGTTTGTACAATGTGCtctgatttaaaataaaataaaatggctcCATGTAATTACAGCTATAATTAATCTCTGTAATTACATTTCATAATTATTGTTGACCCTTTCCTTACCTTTTAACCTACCCTTAAACCTACTCATACCTCTAAACCTGTCCCTCCTAACCTTACCCATATCATACCTCAATAgtagcaaaagtgttttgcaatacaaaatcaacaaaataaCTACATTGcacttgttgtttttttcttttatgtaagtacatatAGCTATGGACACAGaatataaagtgtgaccaaGGTTGTTCGCCCCTTGTCACGAATGAATGAAAATGCCTCTGAAGTTTATTTGGTGAAAAGGTGGGAGAAACCTGTCAGTATTTGTGTAAAGTACAGATGCAAGGTTGTTGTGTGTATATTATCATATGAACAACAACTAACATGGCgttaataaacaaaaacaacaaacaaccaGCCATAGATATGTTTATTATCTTTTTAATAATGCTCCAATGTTAAATGGCAAGCATTTAAGAAACTGTTTCACCTATCTGTCGGTTGTGACAGGGTCAGTTTTTTTGTGGCTTGTTTTGCTTTGCAGTGTCCGTGTGTGCCTTTGTAGTTTGCCGGCTTCATTCAGATGATGATTTGTTTCAGGAGGTAAACCCTGAAGCTTTGTGAGCCTGAAAGGTAATTTTCCTTTACTACTGTCCCTCGTGGGGTTCATTATTTCTCCAGCCACTGCTAATGAGGATGCTGTGGGCTTTAGAAGCTCATCAGAACCAGCCTGTGGAACTCTATTACTTAGCAACAGTATGTATTACTTGGCAACAAGCTTGTATTACTTAGACATGGTACACGTTCTGTTgggagtttttgtttttttggagaAGCTACTATAACATTGACATTTAACATGGTTTCTCTGAGGCACTTTGTGAGCTTGTATTGTCAGTAACAATAATCTCACATACATAGTTCAATTTAGTAAGTGATAGtagacaaaatatttttaaaatataatttgttgCAAAAATATGTAGTTGTTCCTAAATGTAATGGCTCATCTTTTACATCAACATCAACTATTATGATCTTCTTTAACAAGAATTGTAAAAGACATGGAATCAATCAATGTAagtaacatttaacattttcgATGCTTGAACTCCTCTTTTGGGATGGTAAAGGCTAAGTCAAGCTTCCTGTTCGCGGCCCCCTCCTATTAGGGAGTTCCAGGAAGAAGGTAAGACTAAGACAAATAATGATTTGTTTGTTAATGATAATTCTCTATGAATCATCATTAACAAACAAATCATTATGTGTCTAATTTTCGTTCACCTTTTCTAATTTACAGGCACTAAAAGGATGAGATTTGACACGTGAgacaaaacattaaatacaattattttaacaaAACCCCTTGTTTGGTTCTTTGAATTGAGTTAAACACCCCACTTTATCACagctatattatataaaaaattcaGCTATAAAATTATATGAATTATTACTTACATCAGctatgaatttctttgaattgcattaaattgtaattgtttttttaattgtttaatggTCAATTTAAACAACAAATCTGCATCCTTTTTGTCAcctcaattcaaattcaagaaATACCAACTAACAAATGGCAAGGTTGTTTACCCTGTTCAAAACACAACATTTACATTGTCAATGTCATAATATATTTGCTGAAGTTTTGTTtgcttgtgtaaaaaaaaaaaaaaacacatttatcaCTTTAGCAGTaattttataatgaaaataaataccaacctgatctcacaggaAAATATAAGTAGGTTATTAGGTGCCAATTTTGTATGAATTTGTACAATGCAAATTGTACAAAAACGTGATTATTAGACAAAAGTAAGCATGAAGATCCACCCCTTAACACCATGGGCAGAAAAAAATGGACTATACAGTTTATGCAGTGCATATGGGCGCCACTCAGGAGGGGGCGCCCTTTTGCCAAAATCAATCTTTGAAAACTCTTccttaaaggtacactatggCTTCTTCTCATTTTCAATTTGTACATCTACATTTCCTTTCCTTGTTTCTTTTCCTCAAGATTAGCGTTTTGGATGTCCTTCGGCTCTGCATGACTTTGCTGATGAATGGTTCTCTCTCATAACCAAAGGAATATATATTATCCTACTGCCCAAAAAACATTCCCTAGTAGGCTACTGggcttaaaggtagggtaggcaatTGCTGAAAGCATAAGACTCACCACCCTTCCTTCAGAGTGCTTTTCAAAGCCTTGCTGTTAGATACTTAAATAACTGGAGGAGACGCAAACTTAGGAACTTTACTGAAATATCAGGCACTGTATAGCATACAACTTCTCTCAGCCAGTGCCAGAACTTAACTGACAAAAACACATATTCACACTCTTGCCCTCCCCAGTCTTTGGTCTCTTAAAGGAACCTACTATTGCAAATTTCCATCAATACATCCCCCAGTCCACAAAATCTGAATATCTTCTTAGGGGACGATGCTCTCTTACAGGGTACCTATGGAGGAGGCTTAGACAGGCTCCCGTAAAGTCCTCAACACCAGGGTTTCCCACCTCTAATGCCGGTGAGTATAACTCAACCATTTCAGCTCCTGCAGGCTCAGACAGAGGGACAGTGTAGCCATCTGGCTCGGGCCTTGATCGGTTGGCCAAAGGTGCCGCCCTGCTCAGCAGTTGATCAACATGTTGTCTGTGCACCTGCCCATCACCAGCCCTGACTTTTTATGAAAAGGGACCTGTGACGTCTACAATGATTCAAGGCATCCACTTAGAATCTCTTTTATAGCTTCTCATGAACACTCTGTCTAAGTCATTCTGTCTAAACTCTCTGACCATGGCAGGGCATTTCTCCGCATTCAGCTCCTGGCTGCAGAGCATATCATCATCATGTTAGGATTCAGAGGACCCAGGGCGGTTTTAAGTCGCCGGGTTATGAGCAACTCAGCAGGACTTTTCCCATTTGCCAAATTTGGTTTGACATACTGTGACAACAAGAGACGAGCACGCCGGGTTTGCCATTCTCCAATGGTGTTGCGAGGCCTCCTTTGTTGTCTGCACTATGCGTTCAGCTTGACCATTTGAGCTTGGGTGATTTGTTGCTGTAGTGACATGGAAAATGCTGTTGCGCTCTGCAAACTCTTGAACTCTGCAGAGGTGAAAGCAGCACCATTATCTGAGACTATGATGTCGGGCATACATGTGTTGCAAACAATAGTCTCAGTGTGTTAATAACAGCGGACGATGCAAAAGAACTCATCAGAGACACCTCCAGCCACTTGCTATGTGCATAAACCACAATTAGGAATATTTTGCCCTGAAAAGGGCCTGCAAAGTCAATATGCAGCCGGGACCATCTTTTTGTCATCCACTCCCAAGGGTGCCCTTTTGCTTTAGGAGGTGCATGATATGACTTCTGACACATTTCATATGCCTTGGCAGTCTCCTCTATATCTCGGCCCATGCCCGGCTACCACACAGCTTGCGAGTCCTTTCATATTTACAATGCCCGGGTGAGTCATGCAACATAGCAAGTACTTCTCTCCTCTCCTTGCCGAACAAGAAACAACCACATGGCTTCCCCAATGCACACAATTTTTATGTGCAGAGAGTTCATGGTGAAAAAGGAAAGGTCTAAACTGGCTATCCTCTACATCGGCCGGCCACCCATGCAGCACCCAGCGCAGTACTTATGACATGACAGAGTCTTTAAGTGTAATTTTAGCAATTCGCTCAGCATGCATGGGTTGCATCTGGCCCCATTTCCAGTACTTCCAAGGGTGGTGGCGTAACAGTATCAGATGCTGGCAAGGGTAAGCGACATTGTCCATGTGTTTGCCTGGTCTGTAGCACAGCTCATAGTCGTAACCTCCTATGATCAGACACCAACGTAGCATCCATGGTTAAAGGATGGCAGGGATTGGCTTGGAATGGTGTAGTGAAACTTTCTGACAACAAAAACAACCGCCAAGGCCTCCTTATCAATTTGGTCATAATTACGTTCAATGGTGGTCATTGTTCTGCTGGAAGCAAAGCAAATGGGCCTCTCCCCGCCATCACGTTCCATGTGGAACAATACAGCTCCAAGCCCATTCGGTGATGCATCACGAACCACTGCCAGAGGTTTATTTTCATCATAATGCACCAGCACATCATCCATTTGTAGCAACTGTTTCGCCTCCGCATATGCCATCTTGTGGCAACGCAAGGGTTCCAGGACAGTGGCCTTGTTTGGTAGAAAACAGCTGTAAAAGTTAAGCAGCCCCAAGAATGCCTGAAGTTCTGTCTTATTCCCTGGGGGCAGAGATTTTTGGATAGCTTCCACCTTTTCATGGGTTGGTTTGATACCATGGGTCCACTTGAAACCCAAAAAAAACCACTTTTGTCGCTGCAAAAAggcatttctctttttttagtgGCAGCCCAGTTTCAGCAGAGCCCTTCAGTACGGCCGTATAGCCGAGGGACTCAAAAATTGGATGGAAAAAAAAGTGGATCATATATTAAATTCACAACTGATTGTAAGTTTCTTTGGGTGTGGGATCTGCATTTGACAGTAGTTATCCTTTATCTTAtatgctttgcatataagaggtcctaggttcaatccccagcatctacAAGGATAGTTATCCTTCAGCTCAAAGTTTTATCTGtggcacatctctctctctctctctgcctaatttatatttgaaaaatagcaactagcttgagcacaaggcacatgtaactcagcacaacCTTCACACGcccaagtggctcagtggtgaAACatgtgctttgcatgtatgagggcCTGGCCTCAATACCCAGCATCTCCAtggatagttatcctttaactcaaagctttatctgtggcatgtctctctctgcctaatttatatttgagaaatagcaactagcttgagtacaaggcacacaACTcagcacaaccttcacaaggccAAGTAGCTTTGTTGTacagcatatgctttgcatgtatgagatcctgggttcaatccccagtatATCCAAGGATAGTtgtcctttaactcaaagctttatctgtggtacatctctctctctccctaatttatatttgagaaatagcaactagcttgagtacaaggcacatgtaactcagcacaacCTTCAGAAAtgcaagtggctcagtggtaaagcatgtgctttgcatgtatgagggcCTGGGTTCAATTCCCAGCATCTCCAtggatagttatcctttaactcaaagctttatctgtggCACGTCTCTCTGTGCCTAAATTATATTTGagaaatagcaactagcttgagtacaagccACATGTAACTCTGCACAACTGTCACAAGGGCAAGAGTTGAAGGATAACAGTCCGTgtagatgctggggattgaacccaggacctcatacatgcaaagcacatgctctaccactgagccacttacgcttgtgaaggttgtgctgagttacatgtgccttgtactcaagctagttattatttctcaaatataaattaggcagggaGATGTGCCACAGATAAAACTTTGAGGTGAAGGATAACTATCCTTgtagatgctggggattgaacctaggacctcatacatgcaaagcacatGCGCTACCACTGAGACACTTGCCCTTGTGAAGGTTTTGCAGAGTTAcacgtgccttgtactcaagcaaGTTGCTATTTCTCAAATATAAATTAACTCAAAGTTGGCAAGTTCCTCAGTGGGGCAAGTTGCTCAGTGGTGGAGCATATGCTTTGCGTGTTTGAGGTCCAGGGTTTAATCCCCAGCATCTACAAGGATAGTTATCCTTCACCTCAAAGTTTTatctgtggcacatctcaatctgcctaatttatatttgagaaatagcaactagcttgagtataaggCACATTTAACTcagcacaaccttcacaagggaacatagctcaatggtagagcacatgctttgcaagtatgaggtcctgggtttaATACTCAGCTTCTCCAAGGATAGTTATCTTtcaactcaaagctttatctgttgctcaattctctgcctaatttatatttgaaaaatagcaactagcttgagtataaggcacatgtaactctgcACAACCTTTACAAGGGCAAGTAGCTCAGTGTTAGAGTATATGTTTTGCATGTATGAGTTCCtgggttccctttcgagagaggttcctcgtactGCGTatggggaaaaactccttttcttgagaatatgaagcaaaactttattaataaaggtatccatgtaaagcgcagtgtagctgcacggccatagcccggcgcgaggagcgctctgattggccgggccgcggcaactgcaggaacctatggtgaggcggctgagaggaatgAACCAAGGGTTCCAGAAAGCCCGCcgtaaaaggtgcttatatttgcatacaggaggctatataagaccctgattcgccataggtgtcagattttatctccttcagcgacacCTTCGCTGACCTctggaagaagcaccgccgtcgaacaagcaccagcggaacctgcagctgaggacgacggattCCCCCggtctccgccttctctgccgttccagctacgccatccggcgccAGTATCCTTTTATTCTCTCTTCTTTCTAAAAGAAAAAGCGTTGTTGCAAATGCCTCACATTTCCTGCGGCTTGTGCAGAGCCCCTCTCCTCGGCGGCGACCGTCACATCATCTCTGTGACATGCCTCGGACGGGACCACGCGCAGCCCGCGCTTTCCAGGGGCGGCTGCCCAGAGTGTGATGTGATGGCGCTGCAGACCCTTCGAGCTCGCCTCGCCACCTTCGACCAGGTCCCTCCTCCTGCCGCTGGGTCGCACCGTAAGAAACGCCGCGACCAGAGGCTGCCAGAGTGGTCGGGCGACTGCACGCCGGATTATTAGTGAGCTCATTGtacattttcttaaaggggctagGAGATTGAACCCCCCTCGCCCTCCCTCGGTCCCTATTTTAGACCTCGCGGTGGTTTTAGAGGCCATGAAGGgtccccccttcgagccactcCAGACTGCGACCATAAAGCttttatcactcaaaaccgcgtTTCTGCTGGCTCTGGCCTCGGTTAAACGTGTGAGTGACCTACATGCACTCTCAGTGAGCCCGTCCTGTATCGAGGTCGGGCCCAACAACTCCAAGGTTGTTCTCAAACCGAGACATGGTTTTAAACCCAAAGTGCTTTCTACCCCTTTTAGAGCACAGGTTATTACACTGCTTCCATTATCTGCGTCTCAGGGTGAACAGGACCCGAACCTactctgcccagtcagagcattgagactgtatctggagcgctcctcccccttcaggcagtcggaccagctctttgtctgcttcggcggccgcactaaaggttgtgctgtcacgaagcaaagactctcacactggCTAGTGGACGCGATCTCGCTGGCATATGAGTCTAAAAACCTGACTTGCCCTATGAGGCATGGCCTCAttttgggcttggtcgtgtggcatttagaagatatctgtgcggcggcaggctgggcctctccgtccacttttatcagattctacaaattGGAGGTTcaagctctacaagcagggcttctctccatctaggctccaTCCTGACCCTggtaaacagattgccttacgttttggcctgtacacattagtcctagggctggacgatatggccaaaatttatatcacgatatatttcttaattttggtcgatacgatataatttcgatatcgatatgaactagggctggacaataattcaatatcaatatatatcgcgatataatttttttcaataacggtgatatgatttttaaacacatttccgatatttcgataaatatattacagcattcctcactgactgacgttcagggtgcagccgtcagaaagagcagaacatgattggctgcttgcgcgatgacgtacaccacagaaacgcagtcagtgctcagcagtagtaggctgatagatccaacgcggcaagttttagctacaaaaagagtttccctgaccgcaacacaaatgtgactgaacgaacttccacaagtaaggagaaagaaatagttgataagagaaagactaacgttaattcagtggggtggaagtggttcggcgtgtcccccgcacttttaataaagtgtattttcatcccccgcacttttactgggtctcaccggtcctagtcgacccgctccgagcgggattccaAACGGCGTTACCTGGagcgagggcgggcaagttaacagggacgctaaagaccgctttctctaacctcggttgattgcgcgcttcttgaggtcacgggcaagtgtatacatagaaaccaacgtgaatacatcaagatttaatttcagagacaaaaaataatctatgcatgacctgtcattttattcgtatctaaatatgaggaggacgCTCTCTCctagaaagtccaaaagcggattcgtagaactAACGttactgtcacgctggagctgcagctgaaggacaACGTTACATATACAaatcgttatgagctgaaaggtgacgatcgacagtcagacgattgcgacaatatatgaaagcaatgaaggagcatcatgagcaacaaaactgttttcaacactgataataatcataaatgtttgttgagcatcaaatcctaatttgagaatgatgagtgacactgaagactggagtaatgatgataaattaagCTTTGATAACAGAAATAaaggacactttactatatattcacgtagtgaacagatgatggagatcagaataatatttcactgtattacgttgtttactgcatttttaattaaataaatgcagcattaaatatatgctctaattttgcataaatggaaaatggagcgctatgaattgttcttcactgaaatgtaaagcttaaaagaaaatgctcaataaactgcgtctgcggcaTAGGAGCACTGCACGCTGTGGagcagatccaccatctgaaGCAGATCCATCCGCTAGAATATTCTGAGTCAGGCTGAATTCAGGCTGAAGCACTTTTGTTTAatctatattaataataatataatcagcctatgttatagtttaaacttaaagatattaatattaataaagtgagagtcttatgtttatttgatgttgatttcacatttctttttaatataaaggctaaatacaaataaaaggtgaacattaatttatttgtactggttttatttctaaaatattatatagttttataggaggactattcatagacttggcaaatacatttttcagaagtttgtaggtacagacatcctttgtggcagttcttagtagttttttctaaagcttttatatagttcatatcgatatcggaattatatcgtatcgaccgaaattaagaaaaatatcgtgatatgaattttggccatatcgtccagccctaatatgaactatataaaagctttagaaaaactaccaagaactgccacaaaggatttctgtacctacaaacttctgacaaattaatttgccaagtctatgaaacctcctcctataaaactatataatattttagaaataaaaacggtacaaataaatgaatgttcaccttttatttgtatttagcctttatacgaacaagaaatgtgaaatcaccatcaaataaacaagactctcacttcgcagacgcagtttattgagcattttcttttaagttataaatttcagtgaagaacgattcatagcgctatattctccttttatgcaaaactatacctttatctactgatgcacaaaaaaataaataaaataagactcaattcagtggcctatttgtgctctgtttgagatgagtgcacgctgctttttgcaaggctttaaacaggagaaaatgatacattttcgtgaagccatgtctgaccgtctttcacaagctttgaaaggtaatttaaacgagaat harbors:
- the gpr63 gene encoding probable G-protein coupled receptor 63 is translated as MLYSSTSLPVASGQPSATLNPQPRALTQPRAMENSSEKVNSSLEFRTLSEYITPSSVWEDPVQGLNLPLQVFFGLVIICVLLLAFLGNMVVCFMVYQRAAMRSAINILLASLAFADMMLAVLNMPFALVTMVTTHWIFGEVFCRVSAMFFWMFVMEGVAILMIISVDRFLIIVQKQDKLSPRRAKVLIAVSWSLSFCFSFPLSFGHPTLDIPPRAPQCVFGYTVDRGYHAYVMLIMLLFFFVPFLVMLYTFMGILSTLRHNALRIHSHPDSVCLSQASKLGLMSLQRPFQMNVDMSFKTRAFTTILILFSVFTACWAPFATYSLLSTFSRAFYNRQNFFEISTWLLWICYLKSALNPLIYYWRIKKFRDACLDLMPKYFKFLPQLPGHTRRRIRPSAVYVCGEHRSVV